TACCACGAGTTCTACAGCACAGCGACGGACAACTGGGGGAACGTGGAGGATCCGCCCGCAACGGCCGATGCGTACACGTACGTGGACACGCTCCCGCCAAACCTGGCCGCACCACCGAACATCGACAACGCAGAGGATTCCACGCTCGAATGGCAGGGCGAGGACGAGACGACGGGGATCGACCACTACGAGGTCAGCGTGGACGGCGGAGCCTACGAGAACGTGGGCATGAACACCTCTTACCAGATAGGCTCGCTTCCAGAGGGCACGCACATCACGATCAGGGCGTACGACAAGGCGGGGAACTTCAAGGAGAAGACCGTGAGGATCGTACCAGAACCCGCTTTCCTTGGGGTGCAGAATGATATGTGGCTCTTGGTTCTCGCTATTGCTGCAGTCATCGCAGTCCTCGCTGCAATCGTAGTATACCGCAGAAGGTCCAAGCGGGATTGAGATACAACGGACAGATGTTGAGACGACGGTCATGTGCCTCCGCTGCGGCGCGCTCGTGTTCACCACCAAGCGCAAAGCCTAAGTGCTTCGGTCCGGATTCGATATTGGCGAGGGATATGCTATTCGTTCCAGGACGGAAGTACCGCCGCAAGCTGCTGCACGACCTCTTCGGCGGGCAGCGCCGCGGGGGCATAAGCACGCCCGCCAAGCATCCGGTCATCTTCATCTTCACGGGCGAGGCGGGGCATGAGTACGGCTACAAGGACGGCTGGAAGGACGCGTTCTTCTGCTACACGGGAGTGGGAAGGCACGGGGACATGGAGATGGCAGGCGGGAATCGAGCGATCATGGACCACATGAGGAACCGCAAGGAGCTGCACCTGTTCAAGATGCTTCGCGGCCCGCTAGTGGAATACGTCGGGCAGATGGCCTGCGTCGGCGTGAAGGAGGAATATGGTCCGGACGAGGATGGAAAGGAGCGCAGGATATTCCGCTTCATCCTGATGCCCGTGAGGGAAGGGCTTTTTCCGATGCTTTAAGGGCTATTCTGGTTCTTCCGCCGGCGGCGGCTCTTCGGGCCCCTCCCGCTGCGTGACCAGCCTCCACTGCAGGAACAGGACCACAATCACGAGGAGCAGGATGATGAGCAGAAGGAGGATGACGACCCACCAGGAGTAGTCCTCCGCCTCTTGGTCCACCATCTTCCCGGTCACGACGATGGTCGTCCCGGTCACGTCACTCACGCGCCCGTCGTCGTCGCGTACCATCAGCGAGACATGATAGGACCCCACCTCCGCGAAGGCGTGATGCACCGACTGGAAGGTCGACCATGCGGCCGGCGTTCCGTCCCCTAAGTCGATGTAGTACTCCGTTACGCAGCCGTCCTCATCGAAGGAAAACAAGCCGTCGAAGTAGACGCTCTCGTTGACCTCGACCTCGTGGGCCCCCGCCCACAGGAGGGGATGTGGACTTCGGTTTTCGATCGTGACGTTGACGATCTCGCTCCAGGCGGACTCGTGCCCGTCGTCGTCAAGCACCTTCGCCCGCGTGGCGTAGGTCCCGTCATCGTCGTACGAGTGGGACACGTACGGGAACATCACCCAGCCGCTCGTGCTGCCGTCGCCGAAGTCGAAGAGGTGGCCGACCACCGTGCCGTCAGCGTCCGAGGAGCCGTTGGCTGTGAACCCTATCGCGTGGTGCGTCAGCAGCGGCACCCATGCGGGCAGAACGACTGAGTACTGGGCGATGGGCATTGCGCAGTCGACGCATATCGTGACGCTCACCCACTCGCTCTCCTTGCCGTTGTCCGCCCTCACCTTCAGGCGGGCGTCGTAGGAGCCCTCCGCAGCGTAGCTGTGCGTGGTGAAGGAGTCATCGATCCAGCCGGAGGAGTTGCCGTCCCCGAAGTCGAAGGAGTACGCCTCAATCGAACCGACCCCGTACGAGGATTGGCTGCCGTCGAAGCCGACGAGCTCGCCGACGTCGAGGTTCGTGCTCGTTGGTGTGAGGACTGCGGTTGGATTCGCGTCGGTGACCAGGACGAAGTCGTCGAACTCGACCTCAATGGACGCGCCGGAAGCCAATAGCCCGATATGGATGCAGGGATAGTACTGCGGGTACGAAATGCTCCACCATCCCTTGGTCGCGCCGTCCAGAATGAGCTGTATGCTCTTGTTCTCGTGCACGACCATCCTGTGGGTGTGGGCTTCACCTACGGTCACAGTCCTGCTGTCGAACACTGTCTTGACAGCGGACAAGTTATGCCAGGAGTGCATTTCCCCCACCGCGCTGACCCCAGAGGTATGGTTGAACTGCACCCAGCTTGTGACGTTGTCCCATATCACAGAGGTGTTCTCTATCACGGCGAGACCCACGGCCATTTCCTGCCCCGTGTAGCTGGTGATGTTGCTTGTCACAGATATATCCAGAAATCCCGTGAAGCTTGCGTTGTAGAACATCCAGTATTGATTCCAGCCCCCGGTATTGGGTGCCGTCTCTCCTGGATCATAGGTCCCGTTCATGATGAGCTTCCCGCCGACCTCCGTTCCGTTGAGCCCGCCCCATTCGCTGATGATCCACTCGCTGCCGATGACCCCGTCCTCGAAGTCGTCGGTGAAATCGGCGACGCCGCCCGGAAGAGCAGCGAGCATTCCTGCGCACAAGAGAAACACGACTGCGAATATCCGAATCTTCATACGCTCCCTCCGTCGAGACCGCGAAAGAGAGCGGGCATATAAAGATTGACCTGAATCATCGCACGCCAGGATTACGAGAACCTCACGCCCGCTGATTCATGATCTTCGACACGCTCACCGGGATCCCGAGCGACCCGAGCACGGACCCCTGCAGCCTTTCCACGACATGCCCGTGCAGCTTCTCCTGGAACCTGGACACGTCCTTCCAGGACCTGTGCTTCCCGGGCACGGACGCCCTGCTGACCTTCACGTTCTCGCGCGTCTCGTCCTCCGGCACGCCGCTGCAGTACTTCCGCATCGCCTTGGAGACCACGTCCTCCAGCGCCGAGTCGATGACCCCTTCGCTCTCCGACGACGGATAGTACGTCTCGCACACCCACTTGTCGTCCTGCTCCCTGCAGACAATCGCGACGGGCAGGCTCCTCGCCTCCACGGAACCGCGGAGCTCCTTCAGCCTGCGCACGCTGCGCGCCCTCGAGGCGTACGTCGACGCCAGGTCGGCCTTCTCCGTCCGCGACTCGTATCTCGCCTTCGCGGCTTCGTAGGAGTTGATCACGGCCTCGTTCTCTGCGACACCGATGCTGGTCAGCAGACCCTCCCTGATCGTGGGCGGGACGTCTACAGCCCCGCTCTCCACGTTCTCGAAGAACTCCATCTCCTGCGACGCCCGCTCGAAGTCCGCATGCATGCGCTTGTGGTCAGCCGTCTTCTCCCACTGCACGACGTCCGCGATGCTCGTCAGGTCCTCGAGGCTCTCGACGCCGTCGATCTCCTTGGCGGCCTCCTTTAGTATCTCCTCCACGCTAGTCTCGAGGAGGTCGGCTATCTCGTCGGGCGGGAGGTCCCCCACCGCCTCGCGCAGGTGCGCCTCGAGCTTGAACCCGGTCATGGACCAGTCGCCCACCCACTGCGCGCACGCCGTGAGCGGGTCCGGGACGCGCTCCTCGACCAGGCCCTCGACGACCTTCGAGACGGAATCGTAGGACTTCTGCAGATCCGCGTGCCTGCGCTCGTCCTCCTTGCGCAGCGTCACGAGGCTCCGCTTCTCCTCCCTGAGCTTGCGCATCTGCTCGTGAAGCTTCTCGATCTCCTTGTCGTAGGCGTGCTTCTTCTGGTCCCACTTCCTCTGGGTCTGCTCGACCCAGCGCTGGTAGGTCTCCTCGGCGTCCGGCGCCTCGGGCGACTTCTTGGGCGACGCCTCGGGCGGGACCTCTTCGATCTCGTACATCAGCTTCTTCCCGGGGATGTTGGACATCGCCTTGTCCAACGCCGCTTCGAGAGTTCTTTTGTCCACGCCCTCGGCGGCTATCGTCCCCTCACGCTTGTTGGCCTTGAAGGACGCGGACTTGAACTTGCCGTACCTCACGTACGACTGCACGGCGCCCTTGATGCTCAAAATCACGTCTACGACATCGTCTCCTTTCATCTGGACTATATACTTCATATCCTCCACCCCACTCCAGCGAAAGGGAATCTGCTGGAGGGTATAATATGTTTTGGCAAGACCGTTTGAAATCGGCTACCGAGTACTGTCCCCTGGACCCGAAGAAGTGGCAAAAGGCAAGTCGCAAGATTCAAACCATATTGAGACATTACGAGGTCTCGGAGGCGATAGTATGGTTTCAGGAATCGACGAATCTCACGGTGAGAAGGCGAGGGCAGTTGAGGGCATCTTGGGATATGAGTTCACCGACAAGCAACTGCTGATCCGGGCCCTCACGCGAGAGGCGTATGCGAAGGAGCGCAGGGACGAGGGCGATGAGTGCGAGGGTCAGGAAGCGCTCGAAACGCTCGGAGACGCGATCCTCGGAGCCGCAGTGACTGACCTGCTGTTCCGCTCCGGGTGTGAGACAGGCCACGACATATCAACGAGAAGAGACCGGCTTATCAACGATTACCATCTGGCAGAGGTCGCCAAGAACTCGGGAATCGCACCGTACATAATACTGAACGGCGGAGAGGAGAAAGGGGGAAGGAGGGAGGAACCCAGCATTCTCGCCGACACCCTCGAAGCCCTCATCGGGGCGGTCCACGTTGATGGCGGGTTCGACGCAGCCAAGAAGGTCGTGGAGGAGCGCTTCGAAATAAGATGAGCCGCCGACCGTGTGTCGGGGAACGAGACAATGCCCAATCCATGGTCCCACGAGTAGAGTGCGCTGACGAGCCCGGCGCTCTTCTCCGTGACCTCCTCTGCGCGTTCCTCGAAAACAAGGCCACACTTCTCCACTAGAATCTCTTGCCTTGCGTCATTCAGAATCTGCAAGAGCTTTTCCAGAGCAGAATGCTCTATCAGATATCTCTCCAGCTCAGATAGTCTTGAATTCAATTGCTCTCTCTGTTTCTTCGTGATGTTGCTCATTCAGATCTGTCTGCAATTCCTATGCAAGGTCTAACTCCTGCAGAACTCTTCTGCTGTCCAGCAAACTCTTTTGCCAGTTGCTGCCCGGGGTAATCTCCAGTATGCCCGCATGATCATCCAGGGATGGACATCTTTCCAGATGCCTGAAGTCGATATTCCCTTCCCCAATGGGCATGTGGTGGACCTTCCGTTCTCCAAGGTTATCTGATAGGTGAACGTACTCAATACGATCTCTCAGGACTTCAATGCCAGATTCAACTCCCCCGGTAATGTTGGCGTGGGAAACATCAAACACAACACCCACCATATGTGAGGGGAAACAGTCAACCAACGCAGCAAGCTGCTCAAAATCCGATATAAGGTCGTCTCCCAGATAGCCCACATTCTCCAAACAGAGCATGATATCACACTCATCCAGTGAATCCAGATTGGAGTCAACGACTTTCTTGGCTAGATCAACTCCTCCAGAAACATCCGGTCCAGCCAGTATGCCAGTGTGAAGTACAACATTTCTAGCTCCATACGCGCCAGCCCTCTCTATTGTCTTTCTGAGACCTTGAACGTTGCTTCTGAACAGGCCTTCATCGCCAAGGTTTAGAAGAGGTGCATGAACAGATAGATCCCTATCTCCGCTCTCCAGGTACTTGTGTGATTTCGCGTTCCTCTTGGGCAGGGGAGAATCCCACAGTTCTATCGCATCGAAATCGTTCTCCTGGACGAAGTCACCTAGCGTATCGATGGATCGGTCTGGAACGCTGTAGATTGAAATGCCTAGTTTGAGTTTCATCCTATTACCTATGGTTTCCCATCCTTCTTATTTCAGCAGGACAGTTAAGGAACGTATGGGATTCTGTTGATGTGCTCTCTGGCAGAGTGATACTGTTCAGATTGGTGCAATTCATAAAGGCCCATTCTCCCAGGCTCTCCAAACTTCTTGGAATAGAGACTTCCTGCAGATTCGCACAGTTGGCGAAAGCACTTCGCTCTATCTTCGAAACCCCTTTCGGTATCACAACCTCCTTAAGATTTGAACACCCGAAGAACGCGCTTCTTCCGATTCTCTGGACGGTATCTGGAATCACGAAGACCTCTGCTGGATTCCGAACAGCGAAGAATATCAGTTCGGTTTTCTCTCTGTCGTACAATGCCCCGTTCTCATAGGCGTACTCTGGGCTATGGTTTGTCAAGGTAAGGGAAGAGCAACCGGTAAACGGATTGTAACCGATGATCTTC
The genomic region above belongs to Candidatus Thermoplasmatota archaeon and contains:
- a CDS encoding HNH endonuclease, which gives rise to MLFVPGRKYRRKLLHDLFGGQRRGGISTPAKHPVIFIFTGEAGHEYGYKDGWKDAFFCYTGVGRHGDMEMAGGNRAIMDHMRNRKELHLFKMLRGPLVEYVGQMACVGVKEEYGPDEDGKERRIFRFILMPVREGLFPML
- a CDS encoding PKD domain-containing protein yields the protein MKIRIFAVVFLLCAGMLAALPGGVADFTDDFEDGVIGSEWIISEWGGLNGTEVGGKLIMNGTYDPGETAPNTGGWNQYWMFYNASFTGFLDISVTSNITSYTGQEMAVGLAVIENTSVIWDNVTSWVQFNHTSGVSAVGEMHSWHNLSAVKTVFDSRTVTVGEAHTHRMVVHENKSIQLILDGATKGWWSISYPQYYPCIHIGLLASGASIEVEFDDFVLVTDANPTAVLTPTSTNLDVGELVGFDGSQSSYGVGSIEAYSFDFGDGNSSGWIDDSFTTHSYAAEGSYDARLKVRADNGKESEWVSVTICVDCAMPIAQYSVVLPAWVPLLTHHAIGFTANGSSDADGTVVGHLFDFGDGSTSGWVMFPYVSHSYDDDGTYATRAKVLDDDGHESAWSEIVNVTIENRSPHPLLWAGAHEVEVNESVYFDGLFSFDEDGCVTEYYIDLGDGTPAAWSTFQSVHHAFAEVGSYHVSLMVRDDDGRVSDVTGTTIVVTGKMVDQEAEDYSWWVVILLLLIILLLVIVVLFLQWRLVTQREGPEEPPPAEEPE
- a CDS encoding dsRNA-specific ribonuclease, with translation MVSGIDESHGEKARAVEGILGYEFTDKQLLIRALTREAYAKERRDEGDECEGQEALETLGDAILGAAVTDLLFRSGCETGHDISTRRDRLINDYHLAEVAKNSGIAPYIILNGGEEKGGRREEPSILADTLEALIGAVHVDGGFDAAKKVVEERFEIR
- a CDS encoding sugar phosphate isomerase/epimerase, giving the protein MKLKLGISIYSVPDRSIDTLGDFVQENDFDAIELWDSPLPKRNAKSHKYLESGDRDLSVHAPLLNLGDEGLFRSNVQGLRKTIERAGAYGARNVVLHTGILAGPDVSGGVDLAKKVVDSNLDSLDECDIMLCLENVGYLGDDLISDFEQLAALVDCFPSHMVGVVFDVSHANITGGVESGIEVLRDRIEYVHLSDNLGERKVHHMPIGEGNIDFRHLERCPSLDDHAGILEITPGSNWQKSLLDSRRVLQELDLA
- a CDS encoding leucine-rich repeat domain-containing protein codes for the protein KIIGYNPFTGCSSLTLTNHSPEYAYENGALYDREKTELIFFAVRNPAEVFVIPDTVQRIGRSAFFGCSNLKEVVIPKGVSKIERSAFANCANLQEVSIPRSLESLGEWAFMNCTNLNSITLPESTSTESHTFLNCPAEIRRMGNHR